From one Paeniglutamicibacter psychrophenolicus genomic stretch:
- a CDS encoding glycosyltransferase family 2 protein, whose amino-acid sequence MPSTSERPSAKARIPGRISVIVPAMNQQDFIGDTLASLARQRLGARELEVLVIDDASTDATAAIAGQFASGLPGLRIITHPANRGVSAARNTGLENASGEFVVFLDPDDWFAPNHLAQLADGLEELDVDYVRCDHVRVTGGNRTLYRAPQANRNVVLDPTDDISPIHTATMIDYPLVWAGMYRAEMLSSAAPRFNEELRTCEDRPWFWELALKAKSYAVLNAHGIFYRRGLPGSLTQVFDDRQLDFLDAFAGILDMVLGDPAHEAHGPKALRQFIAISCHHLGRSAQFPPALRRSLREGIAERLAVIPAPLLDDGLAQIDAKRRKTLTGLLPSAAAKGRSK is encoded by the coding sequence ATGCCTTCCACATCCGAACGTCCCTCCGCCAAGGCCCGCATCCCCGGACGCATCAGCGTCATCGTCCCGGCCATGAACCAACAGGACTTCATTGGCGACACCCTGGCCTCGCTGGCCCGCCAACGGCTGGGCGCCCGGGAGCTCGAGGTCCTGGTCATCGATGACGCCTCCACCGATGCCACCGCGGCAATCGCCGGCCAGTTCGCCTCCGGGCTTCCGGGGCTGCGGATCATCACCCACCCGGCAAACCGCGGAGTCTCCGCGGCCCGCAACACCGGGCTGGAAAACGCCAGCGGCGAATTCGTGGTGTTCCTGGATCCCGATGACTGGTTTGCCCCCAACCACCTGGCCCAGCTGGCCGACGGGCTTGAGGAACTGGACGTGGACTACGTGCGCTGCGACCACGTGCGCGTGACCGGCGGGAACCGGACCCTGTACCGGGCCCCGCAGGCGAACCGAAACGTCGTGTTGGACCCGACCGACGACATCTCGCCCATCCACACCGCGACCATGATCGACTATCCGCTGGTCTGGGCGGGCATGTACCGCGCCGAGATGCTGAGCTCCGCCGCGCCACGGTTCAACGAGGAGCTGCGCACCTGCGAGGACCGGCCCTGGTTCTGGGAGCTCGCCCTGAAGGCGAAAAGCTACGCGGTGCTCAACGCCCACGGGATCTTCTACCGCCGCGGGCTGCCCGGCTCGCTCACACAGGTCTTCGACGACCGCCAGCTGGACTTCCTTGACGCCTTCGCCGGAATCCTGGACATGGTGCTGGGCGACCCGGCGCACGAGGCCCACGGGCCCAAGGCGTTGCGCCAGTTCATCGCCATTTCCTGCCACCACCTGGGGCGGTCTGCCCAGTTCCCTCCCGCCCTGCGCCGGTCTCTGCGCGAGGGCATTGCGGAGCGGCTCGCAGTCATACCCGCGCCGCTGCTGGATGACGGGTTGGCCCAAATCGACGCCAAGCGCCGCAAGACATTGACCGGCCTGCTGCCTTCGGCCGCGGCCAAGGGGAGAAGCAAATGA
- a CDS encoding N-acetylneuraminate synthase family protein — MTITTTETAPVAIGEQLLGTGQQVYVIGEIGINHNGDMEIAKQLIDVSAKAGANAVKFQKRTPEISTPMDMRDKIRSTPWGDMTYMDYRYRVEFDAAQYKELIRYAAAQGLHAFASPWDVPSVEFMEEQGAVTHKVASASVTDIELLQALAQTGKPIILSTGMSTIEQIDKAVETLGTSNLVMMHATSTYPLPPEEANLRMITTLQERYQVPVGYSGHERGLQISLAAVALGAVTVERHITLDRTMWGSDQASSLEPKGFEALIRDIHILEEAMGDGVKKVFPGELAPLSRLRRVDA, encoded by the coding sequence ATGACTATCACCACCACTGAAACCGCACCCGTCGCCATCGGCGAGCAGCTGCTGGGCACCGGCCAGCAGGTCTACGTCATCGGCGAGATCGGCATCAACCACAACGGCGACATGGAAATCGCCAAGCAGCTCATCGACGTCTCCGCCAAGGCCGGCGCCAACGCCGTGAAGTTCCAGAAGCGCACCCCGGAGATCTCCACCCCGATGGACATGCGCGACAAGATCCGCTCCACCCCGTGGGGCGACATGACCTACATGGACTACCGCTACCGCGTCGAGTTCGATGCAGCCCAGTACAAGGAACTGATCCGCTACGCCGCCGCGCAGGGCCTGCACGCCTTCGCCTCCCCGTGGGACGTCCCCTCGGTCGAGTTCATGGAAGAGCAGGGCGCGGTGACCCACAAGGTCGCCTCCGCCTCGGTCACCGACATCGAGCTGCTGCAGGCCCTGGCACAGACCGGCAAGCCGATCATCCTCTCCACCGGCATGTCCACCATCGAACAGATCGACAAGGCCGTGGAAACCCTCGGCACTTCCAACCTGGTCATGATGCACGCAACCTCCACCTACCCGCTGCCTCCCGAAGAGGCCAACCTGCGCATGATCACCACGCTGCAGGAGCGCTACCAGGTGCCGGTCGGCTACTCGGGCCACGAGCGCGGCCTGCAGATCTCGCTGGCCGCCGTCGCCCTTGGCGCCGTCACCGTCGAGCGCCACATCACCCTGGACCGCACCATGTGGGGCTCGGACCAGGCCTCCTCACTGGAGCCCAAGGGCTTCGAGGCACTGATCCGCGACATCCACATCCTCGAGGAAGCCATGGGCGACGGCGTCAAGAAGGTCTTCCCGGGCGAGCTGGCACCGCTGTCCCGCCTGCGCCGCGTCGACGCCTGA
- a CDS encoding cytidylyltransferase domain-containing protein: protein MSTNSEAKTLVIIPARGGSKGIKLKNLRRIGGQTLLARAIESAFATPSVLDVVVSTDHPEIKAEALAHGATVIDRPADIAGDTASSESVLLHALGTLDVLPQITVFIQCTSPVIDPADLQEAITTVASGAADVSFAVVPDHGFHWSCDETGAAHASGHDAARRPRRQDREPRFRETGAFYVMDTAGFLEAEHRFFGSLALARVPEEHGIDIDTEADLELARWRLSGNTPAAGIDVDALVTDFDGVHTEDTAYLSEDGTEAVRVSRSDGMGISLLKKAGIHLLILSTETNPVVTARAAKLGVDVAQAVADKATVLNQWIAGHGLDPARVAYLGNDVNDLDAMSQVGWPLTVADARDSVHAAARHRLSTNGGHGAVREAADLILAGITVPSTVAASAPTSGPLEPSLAH from the coding sequence GTGAGCACGAACAGTGAAGCAAAGACCCTGGTCATCATCCCGGCACGTGGAGGATCGAAGGGGATCAAGCTAAAAAACCTGCGCAGGATCGGCGGCCAAACCTTGTTGGCACGGGCCATTGAATCCGCATTTGCCACGCCGTCAGTTCTCGACGTCGTGGTCAGCACGGACCACCCGGAGATCAAGGCCGAGGCCCTGGCCCACGGTGCAACAGTCATCGACCGCCCGGCAGATATCGCCGGTGATACCGCAAGCAGCGAATCGGTGTTGTTGCACGCCCTGGGCACCCTGGACGTACTCCCCCAAATCACCGTCTTCATCCAATGCACCTCGCCGGTCATCGACCCGGCGGACCTGCAGGAGGCCATCACCACGGTCGCCAGCGGAGCGGCGGACGTGAGCTTCGCGGTGGTCCCGGACCACGGGTTCCACTGGAGCTGCGACGAGACCGGCGCCGCCCATGCCAGCGGCCACGACGCCGCCCGGCGTCCGCGCCGACAGGACCGCGAGCCGCGCTTCCGCGAAACCGGGGCGTTCTACGTCATGGACACCGCCGGGTTCCTGGAGGCGGAGCATCGCTTCTTCGGGTCCTTGGCCCTGGCCCGGGTCCCCGAGGAGCACGGCATCGACATCGACACCGAGGCGGACCTGGAATTGGCCCGCTGGCGGCTTTCAGGCAACACGCCCGCCGCCGGGATCGACGTGGACGCACTGGTCACCGACTTCGACGGCGTCCACACCGAAGACACCGCCTACCTCAGCGAGGACGGCACCGAGGCGGTGCGGGTCTCCCGTTCCGACGGCATGGGCATCTCGCTGCTGAAGAAGGCAGGAATCCACCTGCTGATCCTTTCCACCGAAACCAACCCCGTGGTCACCGCCCGGGCCGCCAAGCTCGGCGTGGACGTCGCCCAGGCCGTGGCGGACAAGGCCACCGTGCTGAACCAATGGATCGCCGGGCACGGCCTGGACCCGGCACGCGTCGCCTACCTGGGCAACGACGTGAACGACCTTGACGCCATGAGCCAGGTCGGCTGGCCGCTGACCGTGGCCGACGCCCGCGACTCGGTCCATGCAGCGGCCCGGCACCGGCTTTCCACCAACGGCGGACACGGCGCGGTCCGCGAAGCAGCCGACCTCATCCTGGCCGGAATCACCGTCCCAAGCACCGTGGCGGCATCCGCCCCGACCTCCGGGCCACTGGAACCATCCCTGGCCCACTAG
- a CDS encoding Abi family protein: MAEYDKKFLDFGELIANMKKFGLATGTDEEALEFLRTHGYFRSGGYRYVFREMLPLTEQVSELRQFRSDSYMDGSNLKDVAKLLDYEVKLREVMLKGLLDFEVRLRGAMAHVLAKRDVFGHLSEASLNEAVCNQQANMSSQATKFELWVETCNKAIEQAKSEDYIHHHLMKYGPPIPVWALLEVLSFGNLPYLFDLLKRDDQLAVARLFGVKQAHPFSAWIRSLIDLRNLCAHGGRVFNRAMKRKVAFNQSAIEPLLLGHLSNQAADAQWLALHSNKLYPLAAVLAYMLRCHPGKAQWPLTFRTQSKKLPGFVLSPDAKPLLTLEHNMGFPPGWSDLPLWSA; this comes from the coding sequence TTGGCGGAGTACGACAAGAAGTTTTTGGATTTTGGTGAGCTGATTGCCAACATGAAGAAATTCGGCCTGGCTACCGGTACCGACGAGGAGGCGCTGGAGTTTCTTCGCACCCACGGCTACTTTCGTTCTGGCGGCTATCGGTATGTTTTTCGGGAGATGCTGCCACTCACCGAGCAAGTGAGTGAGCTGCGGCAGTTTAGGTCGGACAGCTACATGGACGGCTCGAACTTGAAAGACGTCGCCAAGCTCCTTGACTACGAGGTGAAGCTCCGTGAAGTAATGCTCAAGGGCCTGTTGGATTTTGAAGTCCGGCTACGAGGTGCCATGGCGCATGTCCTTGCCAAGCGAGATGTTTTTGGGCACCTATCCGAAGCTAGTTTGAACGAGGCAGTCTGCAACCAGCAGGCAAACATGAGCAGTCAGGCTACTAAATTCGAACTTTGGGTCGAGACTTGTAACAAAGCGATTGAGCAGGCGAAATCGGAAGACTACATCCACCATCATTTAATGAAGTACGGTCCTCCGATTCCGGTTTGGGCGCTGCTTGAAGTACTGAGTTTTGGCAATTTGCCCTACCTGTTCGACCTTTTGAAACGTGACGATCAGCTTGCCGTAGCGCGGCTCTTTGGTGTGAAACAAGCACACCCATTCTCTGCCTGGATACGGTCCCTAATTGACTTGCGCAATTTGTGTGCGCATGGAGGCCGTGTATTCAATAGAGCTATGAAACGAAAGGTTGCCTTCAACCAATCGGCAATCGAGCCCTTGCTATTGGGCCACCTCAGTAATCAGGCTGCGGATGCTCAATGGCTGGCCCTTCATTCGAACAAGTTGTATCCACTCGCTGCCGTTCTTGCATATATGTTGCGTTGCCACCCCGGAAAAGCGCAGTGGCCGCTTACGTTCAGAACCCAGTCCAAGAAATTGCCTGGCTTCGTCCTCTCGCCGGACGCGAAACCATTGCTCACTCTGGAGCACAACATGGGATTTCCTCCAGGGTGGTCGGACTTGCCGTTATGGAGTGCTTAG
- a CDS encoding MarR family winged helix-turn-helix transcriptional regulator yields the protein MSDKVLADPLALENQVCFALSLASRSVIAAYRPVLEPLGLTHPQYLVMLTLWEHEPLSIKELSALLHLDPGTLSPLVKRIETLGYVKRSRSAADERILQVILTEKGRAARELALEIPKEMMQRLDIDLEELNALHGTMKKLIDAATRSQH from the coding sequence GTGAGCGACAAAGTGCTGGCAGACCCTCTGGCCTTGGAGAACCAGGTCTGTTTTGCCCTGTCGCTGGCCTCGCGCAGCGTGATTGCTGCCTACCGGCCGGTCCTTGAACCGCTGGGCCTGACCCACCCGCAGTACCTGGTCATGCTGACCCTGTGGGAACACGAACCGCTGTCGATCAAGGAGCTGAGCGCACTGCTCCACCTGGACCCCGGGACACTTTCGCCGCTGGTCAAGCGGATCGAGACGCTGGGATACGTGAAACGCAGCCGCAGCGCCGCGGACGAGCGGATCCTGCAGGTCATCCTGACCGAGAAGGGCAGGGCCGCGCGCGAGCTGGCCCTCGAGATCCCCAAGGAGATGATGCAGCGCCTGGACATCGACCTCGAGGAACTCAATGCGCTCCACGGAACCATGAAGAAGCTCATTGACGCCGCCACGAGGTCCCAGCACTAG
- a CDS encoding ATP-binding cassette domain-containing protein — protein sequence MSSDTKTSAAAAVHAADSHEVIRVRGARVNNLKDISVEIPKRRLTVFTGVSGSGKSSLVFGTIAAESQRMINETYSAFVQGFMPTLARPEVDTLEGLTTAILVDQERLGANPRSTVGTVTDANAMLRIVYSRLAQPHIGSPQAYSFNVPSVSGAGAVTIEKSGKKIKERRSFSITGGMCPECEGRGKVNGFNLAALFDDTKSLAEGALTVPGYSMDGWYGRIFAGSGFFDMDKKLGKFTKQELDDLLYREPTKIKVEGINLTYEGVIPKLQKSHLAKDLEAMQPHIRAFVERAVTFTACPACGGTRLAEHARTSKIDNKSIADACAMQISDLAAWVRGLNEPSVAPLLDALGDTLDSFVDIGLGYLSLERPSGTLSGGEAQRTKMIRHLGSSLTDVTYVFDEPTIGLHPHDIDKMNELLLALRDKGNTVLVVEHKPEAIAIADHVVDLGPKAGSAGGQLMYEGTVAGLRASDTITGRHLDDRATLKENVRASTEALEVRGANTNNLKNVDVDIPLGVLTVLTGVAGSGKSSLIRGSVSGREGVITVDQGAIKGSRRSNPATYTGLLEPIRKAFAKANGVKPALFSANSEGACPTCNGAGVIYTDLGMMAGVSSTCEECEGKRFDSMVLEYHLGGKDISEVLAMSASQAQEFFAQGEAKLPAAHKIITRLVEVGLGYLSLGQPLTTLSGGERQRLKLATHMGEKGGIYVLDEPTTGLHLADVQQLLGLLDRLVESGKSVIVIEHHQAVMAHADWIIDLGPGAGHDGGTIVFEGTPADLVADRSTLTGKHLAAYIGA from the coding sequence ATGAGTAGCGATACCAAGACCAGTGCGGCGGCGGCCGTGCATGCGGCGGACAGCCACGAGGTGATCCGCGTGCGCGGGGCACGGGTGAACAACCTCAAGGACATCAGCGTCGAGATCCCCAAGCGCCGCCTGACGGTGTTCACCGGTGTCTCCGGCTCAGGGAAGTCCTCGCTGGTCTTCGGCACCATCGCCGCCGAGTCCCAGCGCATGATCAACGAAACCTACTCCGCGTTCGTGCAGGGCTTCATGCCCACCCTGGCCCGCCCCGAGGTCGACACGCTCGAGGGGCTGACCACCGCGATCCTGGTGGACCAGGAACGCCTGGGCGCCAACCCGCGTTCCACGGTCGGCACCGTCACCGATGCCAACGCGATGCTGCGCATCGTCTACTCCCGGCTCGCCCAGCCACACATCGGCTCCCCACAGGCCTACTCCTTCAACGTCCCCTCGGTCTCCGGCGCCGGTGCCGTCACCATCGAAAAGAGCGGGAAGAAGATCAAGGAACGGCGTTCCTTCTCCATCACCGGCGGCATGTGCCCCGAGTGCGAGGGGCGCGGCAAGGTCAATGGCTTCAACCTCGCCGCGCTCTTCGACGACACCAAGTCCCTGGCCGAGGGCGCCCTGACCGTCCCGGGGTACTCCATGGACGGCTGGTACGGGCGCATCTTTGCCGGTTCCGGGTTCTTCGACATGGACAAGAAGCTGGGCAAGTTCACCAAGCAGGAGCTCGACGACCTGCTCTACCGCGAGCCCACCAAGATCAAGGTCGAGGGAATCAACCTCACCTACGAGGGAGTGATCCCGAAACTGCAGAAGTCGCACCTGGCCAAGGACCTCGAGGCCATGCAGCCGCACATCCGCGCCTTCGTGGAACGCGCCGTCACCTTCACCGCCTGCCCCGCCTGCGGCGGCACGCGCCTGGCCGAGCACGCCCGCACCTCGAAGATCGACAACAAATCCATCGCCGATGCCTGCGCCATGCAGATCAGCGACCTGGCCGCCTGGGTGCGCGGGCTCAACGAACCCTCGGTCGCCCCGCTGCTGGACGCGCTCGGGGACACCCTTGACTCCTTCGTCGACATCGGGCTGGGCTACCTCTCCCTGGAACGTCCCTCGGGCACGCTCTCGGGCGGCGAGGCGCAGCGCACCAAGATGATCCGCCACCTGGGCTCCTCGCTCACCGATGTCACCTACGTCTTTGACGAGCCGACCATCGGGCTGCACCCGCACGACATCGACAAGATGAACGAGCTGCTGCTGGCCCTGCGCGACAAGGGCAACACCGTGCTGGTCGTCGAGCACAAGCCCGAGGCCATCGCCATCGCCGACCACGTGGTGGACCTGGGCCCGAAGGCCGGATCCGCCGGCGGGCAGCTCATGTATGAGGGCACCGTTGCCGGCCTGCGCGCCTCCGACACCATCACCGGGCGCCATCTGGATGACCGCGCGACGCTGAAAGAGAACGTCCGGGCCTCCACCGAAGCGCTCGAGGTCCGCGGGGCGAACACCAACAACCTCAAGAACGTGGACGTGGACATCCCGCTGGGCGTGCTCACGGTGCTGACCGGGGTCGCCGGGTCGGGAAAGAGCTCGCTGATCCGCGGCTCGGTGTCCGGCCGCGAGGGGGTCATCACGGTGGACCAGGGCGCGATCAAGGGCTCGCGCCGTTCGAACCCGGCCACCTACACCGGGTTGCTGGAGCCGATCCGCAAGGCGTTCGCGAAGGCCAACGGTGTGAAGCCGGCATTGTTCTCCGCGAACTCCGAGGGCGCCTGCCCCACCTGCAACGGCGCCGGGGTCATCTACACCGACCTGGGCATGATGGCCGGGGTCTCGAGCACCTGCGAGGAGTGCGAGGGCAAGCGCTTCGATTCGATGGTGCTCGAGTACCACCTGGGCGGCAAGGACATCTCCGAGGTGCTGGCGATGTCGGCGTCCCAGGCGCAGGAGTTCTTCGCGCAGGGTGAGGCGAAGCTTCCGGCCGCGCACAAGATCATCACCCGGCTGGTCGAGGTGGGCCTGGGCTACCTGAGCCTGGGCCAGCCACTGACCACGCTCTCCGGTGGCGAGCGCCAGCGCCTGAAGCTGGCCACGCACATGGGAGAGAAGGGCGGGATCTACGTCCTGGACGAGCCGACCACGGGCCTGCACCTGGCCGACGTCCAGCAGCTGCTGGGCCTGCTGGACCGCTTGGTCGAATCGGGCAAGTCGGTCATCGTGATCGAGCACCACCAGGCGGTCATGGCCCACGCGGACTGGATCATCGACCTGGGCCCGGGTGCCGGCCACGACGGCGGCACCATCGTCTTTGAGGGGACCCCGGCCGATTTGGTGGCGGATCGCTCCACGTTGACCGGAAAGCACCTGGCCGCCTACATCGGCGCGTAG
- a CDS encoding putative quinol monooxygenase — translation MNSINLTGQLICQNDEEIAVVTEFLPRHIELTRAEPGCISFEVNQTDNPQVWDVAECFQNADSFALHQTRVNASEWRRATAGIKRSYSVTGL, via the coding sequence ATGAACAGCATCAATCTGACCGGGCAATTGATATGCCAAAATGACGAAGAGATCGCAGTCGTTACAGAGTTTCTACCTCGGCATATTGAATTGACGCGTGCCGAACCTGGTTGCATTTCTTTCGAGGTGAACCAGACTGACAATCCACAGGTATGGGACGTCGCCGAGTGTTTTCAGAATGCTGATTCCTTCGCGCTCCACCAAACGCGAGTAAATGCTAGCGAGTGGAGACGCGCGACGGCAGGTATCAAGCGAAGCTATTCCGTGACGGGCTTGTAG